The following are encoded together in the Malaya genurostris strain Urasoe2022 chromosome 3, Malgen_1.1, whole genome shotgun sequence genome:
- the LOC131438565 gene encoding chromatin assembly factor 1 subunit B, whose translation MKCQIPEISWHNRDPVLSVDIQPRTSSDKNELYRLASGGTDTHVLIWHMTQSAKCGTISLDVVADLARHQRAVNAVRWSPNGELLASGDDESVIFIWKQKGETEVLNIVDATNDQDKEIWITLKILRGHMEDVYDLCWSPNSMYLISGSVDNTAMVWDVNKGKSQHIFSDHKGFVQGVAWDPKNQYLATLSSDRYFRIFDLQSKKVLTRNNKCSLPVPKDSPLHGQTIRLYHDDTLQTFFRRLSFSPDGNLIVTPAGVAEIPGVPKPLNTTYIYTRNSLRQPAITLPSPDQYTVAVRFCPRYFKLRPHPAHKPPVIPLPYRMIFAVATKSSVYLYDTQQKSPFALISNIHYTRLTDLSWSSDGTILIVSSTDGFCSMISFTEDELGEAHVLETDESSGTEKEKTPTKKATAGRKKSKDGKDEEKDKKESKLETVPEEHERKDVKPIEIVKSKEDKPAQPIAFRRKPRDAENVTEQKTVEIKCIKEDENPPQPIAIKRKPKESEPSSDKIIDKISEPRKRPRSNSAENDGQSDEPKPIAIRRITLENNDTKSGIIVKEIPPVKTPDEKIVQPAKEIIIEAEKIISSEEKFESPSKTNRPATPIAVRRHPRTPDVTPSAGGPESSDQDSATTPKPTSKKAATPIAVRKHPRCLAPDSVQPKAVTPTEIEEDAVDTWPIDQPKPVPKSIVCNSSLAESEQTEDFKLVISDDEDDVVTEDQKSVEQDIDVTKETDSTSVAVVTTPKTPRRVEFRTLSTPKSKKKLL comes from the exons ATGAAGTGTCAAATTCCCGAGATATCCTGGCACAACCGAGATCCAGTGCTAAGTGTTGATATTCAACCGAGGACCAGTTCAGATAAAAATGAACTCTACCGATTGGCTTCTGGAGGAACCGATACGCATGTTTTG atTTGGCACATGACTCAAAGTGCCAAATGTGGCACAATTTCGTTGGACGTTGTTGCTGATTTGGCTCGTCATCAAAGAGCTGTCAATGCGGTCCGATGGTCCCCCAATGGTGAACTACTGGCATCCGGTGATGATGAAAGTGTTATTTTCATCTGGAAGCAAAAGGGCGAAACtgaagtgttgaatatcgtcg atGCTACTAATGATCAGGACAAAGAGATCTGGATCACATTAAAAATTCTTCGTGGTCACATGGAGGACGTCTACGATCTGTGTTGGTCACCGAATTCGATGTATCTAATCAGTGGATCAGTTGACAATACGGCGATGGTTTGGGATGTCAACAAGGGAAAATCGCAACACATCTTTTCTGATCACAAGGGTTTCGTGCAAGGAGTCGCTTGGGATCCAAAAAATCAATACCTGGCGACTCTGAGTTCGGATCGCTATTTTCGCATTTTTGATTTACAATCGAAAAAAGTTTTAACAAGAAATAACAAATGTTCGCTTCCGGTGCCTAAAGATTCTCCGCTACATGGACAAACAATACGATTGTATCACGATGATACTTTACAAACGTTCTTCCGTCGATTGAGTTTCAGTCCTGATGGAAATCTAATAGTCACACCTGCTGGTGTAGCGGAGATACCTGGAGTGCCAAAGCCCTTAAATACGACCTACATCTATACGAGAAATTCTCTGAGGCA GCCTGCTATTACTTTACCGTCTCCAGATCAATATACTGTTGCAGTTCGGTTTTGTCCACGGTATTTCAAGCTGCGTCCCCATCCTGCTCACAAGCCGCCGGTTATTCCGCTTCCATACAGGATGATATTCGCGGTGGCCACCAAAAGTTCTGTTTACTTGTATGACACACAACAGAAATCTCCTTTTGCACTTATCTCAAACATTCATTACACTCGGCTTACGGATCTTTCCTGGTCGAGTGATGGAACAATTCTGATTGTCTCGTCCACTGATGGTTTTTGCTCTATGATTTCTTTTACGGAAGATGAATTAGGCGAAGCGCATGTGCTGGAAACTGATGAATCTAGCGGTACTGAGAAGGAGAAAACTCCAACAAAAAAAGCTACTGCAGGAAGGAAGAAATCAAAGGATGGCAAAGATGAAGAAAAGGATAAGAAGGAATCGAAGCTAGAAACGGTCCCAGAGGAACATGAACGAAAAGATGTAAAGCCAATTGAAATTGTAAAGTCCAAAGAGGACAAACCGGCACAACCGATTGCATTCCGAAGGAAGCCAAGAGATGCTGAAAATGTTACAGAACAAAAGACCGTTGAAATAAAATGCATCAAAGAAGATGAGAATCCTCCTCAGCCAATAGCTATCAAGCGTAAACCGAAAGAATCAGAACCATCAAGTGATAAAATCATTGATAAAATAAGCGAACCAAGGAAACGACCACGTTCAAACAGTGCTGAAAACGATGGACAATCCGATGAGCCAAAACCAATAGCAATCCGTCGCATTACATTGGAAAACAACGACACAAAGTCAGGAATAATAGTGAAAGAAATCCCACCGGTTAAAACGCCTGatgaaaaaattgtgcaacctgcgaaagaaataataattgaagCAGAAAAAATTATCAGTAGCGAAGAGAAATTCGAAAGTCCATCAAAAACAAATCGACCGGCGACGCCAATAGCCGTACGTCGACATCCGCGAACTCCGGACGTCACTCCATCAGCTGGTGgcccggagagctcggatcaaGATTCAGCCACTACTCCTAAGCCAACTTCGAAAAAAGCAGCCACTCCGATTGCGGTCAGAAAGCACCCTCGCTGTTTGGCACCTGATTCTGTGCAGCCAAAAGCTGTGACACCCACGGAAATCGAAGAGGATGCCGTTGACACATGGCCAATCGATCAACCAAAACCGGTACCGAAATCAATTGTTTGTAATTCATCCCTCGCAGAATCGGAACAAACCGAGGATTTCAAGCTAGTTATTTCCGATGATGAAGATGATGTTGTTACCGAAGATCAGAAGAGTGTTGAGCAGGACATTGATGTTACCAAGGAAACAGATTCGACTTCGGTTGCGGTGGTCACGACACCCAAAACGCCTCGACGAGTTGAGTTTCGTACTTTGTCTACGCCTAAGTCGAAGAAAAAGCTGCTCTAA